The genomic segment TCGAGGCTGCCATCTACTTCACGATGAACGGACCGACGCTCCTCAAGAAGGGTGTGCCGGAAACGTTGGTCGTCCCGAAAGCCGGGGGCGGAGGGGCGAAGCTCAAGCACTTCATCGACCAGGCGCTCGATCTCGGTGTCAAGCTCTACGTGTGCCAACCCTCTCTCGACCTCCACGGCCTCACCATGGACGACCTGATCGACGGCGTGCAGATGATCGGTGGCGCAGCCTTCAACCTGATGGCGCTCGAAGCGGATGCAGTGGTGGCGTTCTGATGTCGCGCGGTACGCCCGCTTACGCGATCGTGCACAGCTGCATCCTCCCGCTCGACCTCTTCTACCGCGTCGAGCACCACCAGTGGGTGCGGGTGGAGACTGATGGCGTCGTCACGCTCGGTTACACCGATGTCGCGCAGACGGTCGCAGGACGGATCCTCCACGTTACGTTTCGCCCCGCCGGTCGCTCGTATGCCCGCGACGCGACCGTCGCTGTTGTCGAGAGCGCTAAGTGGCTCGGTGCCTTTCGCACGCCGATCGCTGGCGAACTCGTGGAGACGAATGCCGCTCTCCTCGCCGATCCGGAGTTAGTCAACCGCAGCCCCTATCGGCGCGGCTGGCTCGTCCGGATGGTACCGGAGCAGCTGGAACGTGACCTGGCCGGGCTGCTCACCGGGCAGGACGCTGTCGTGGCCTACGATGCCTTGATGACCCGTCGTCACCTCGATGACTGTGTCCACTGTGAGGGGTACGAGTTGCCATGACGCGCTTGCGGCTCTTCACGCACCCGATCTGTCACGGCTGCACCGAGGCTGTGGCGGTCATCCAGCAGCTAGCGAGCGAGGAGCCGTCGCTCGTCGTCGAAGTGGTCAGCCTGGCAACGCCCGCGGGCCGGGCAGCAGCACAGGAAGCCGGAGTCGTCGTCGTGCCGACGGTGGTGATCGACGGCGAGCGGATCGAGGGTGTCCCGGACCTCGAGGAACTCCGGGCTCGTCTCCGCGCGACCAGTCGAACAGGAGGTCGACCGTGAGTGCCGTGACCTGGAGCCCGACCAAGAGCGGACAGCGATACGCGGACGTTCCGGAAGCGGAAAAGCGGGCGCTCTTCGAGGAAGTGAAGAGCGATCCCCGGTATCCGGACTTTTTGTACGGCTGCTACGAGTGTGGCATCTGCGTGTCCGCTTGCCCGTCGGCTCGTTTCTACGACTTCAGCCCCCGGGTCATCGCCCAAGCCCTCGCGCGCGAGGACGTCGATCGCTTCTATGAGATTCTCATGGAAGATATCTGGAACTGTGCGCAGTGTTTCTCCTGCGTCCGTTGTCCACGCGGCAACAATCCGGGTGGGCTCGTCACCCTCATGCGCGAGGTCGCTGTCCGGCATGGGCTGGAGCGTGCCCAGCAAGCGCTCCAGGGGTATAGCCGGGTGATCTACAAGATCATGCTCAAAGGCAACCAGGTCTCTCCCGACATGCTGCAGCCGGACTTCTTCCCCGACTGGGGTCCCTGGGTGCGCGAGTTCAGCCGCAACATGGCCGCTTGGCGCAAGGCGATCCCGGTCGACACCTTGCGCAACGTCACCGACGCCGCCTGGCGGACCGACGACAAGACCCTCCGTGAACTCTACAGGATCTGGTTCGAGACCGGGAACATGGAGGTGATCCGCGAGGTCGACGAAGGCCTCTACGAACTGCTGGTCGAGATCATGGAAGAAGAACTGGAGGCAGGGTCATGAGCGAGCAGATGATCCCCCTCACGGAAATCCGCGAGAAGAAGGCACGTGGCGTCCGTCCGAGCCCCGAGGAGGCACCACATCCCGACCTCCGCGAGGAACTGTTCGAGCTGGAGGCCCGCGGCGAGCTGATCGTCCAGCGCGTTCCCGAACCGTACGTGGAAGTCACGACCAAGTTCGGGCGGACGAAGAAGGTCCCGATCGATCATTTGTGGCATCATAAGTCGTGCGGTCAGTGTGGTCACATTCCAGGCTATACGACATCGATCCTCTGGCTCAACCGGCAGTTCGGGATCGACTACCTCGATCCGACCGATCAGACGTCCTGCACCGGTTGGAACTACTACGCCTCGGCGACCTCCAATGCGGTGGCGCAGCTCTTGGTGATGTGCCGCAATTTCGCCGCAGCCTACGAGACCGGCTACTATCCGTTGATCCACTGTGGAACGAGTTACGGCCACTACAAGGAACTGCGCGAGCAGCTGGTGCACCACAAGGAGTTGCGCGACCAGGTGCGTCGCGTCCTCGACAAGCTCGGGAAGCCGCTCGTCGTCCCGGAGGAGATCGTCCACTACAGCGAATGGGTGCACGTGATGCGGCACCGGATCGCCGAGCGGCAGGTCATCGACATGCGCGGGATCACGGCCTGCGTCCATCCAGCCTGCCATTACTACAAGATCGTCGCCGAGGACGCGATCTACGACCCGGATATCTACGGCGGCCAACGGACCGCCACGGTCACGGCGCTCCTGCAAGCGCTCGGGATTACCGTCGCTGACTACTCGACCTGGTTCGATTGCTGCGGCTTCGGTTTCCGCCACATCCTCGTCCAGCGTGACTTCACGCGCTCCTTCGCTGTCCTCCGCAAGATCGAGGTCATGAAGGACGAGGCGAACCCGGACATGACTGTCACGCACGATACCGGTTGCGTGACGACGCTCGACAAGAGCCAGTTCGCAGCCCGAGCCCATCAGCGCCGAGTCGGCGTGCCAGTTCTGGCGGACTCCCAAGTCGCGGCACTTGCCATGGGTGCCCATCCTTTCCGGGTCCTCCAACTGCACTGGCACTCCACCGACTGGCGTCCGCTTCTCGAGAAGCTGGGCATCGATTGGCAGAAGTACTGGGCCGAGTTCGAGGAGGACCTGGCTGCGATCGAACGCGGCGAGAAACCCGGCCTGACCTGGGAAGATGCCGAACAGCCGATCGCGATGCGGTGAGGAGGGAAGGCTGTGCAGGACACGATGCGACCGATCCTGGTCATCGGCGGTGGCCCGGGAGGGCTCGAAGCGGCACGCACGGTCGCCGCGCTCGGTCACCCCGTCGTTCTGGTCGAGCGCCGGCAGCGCCTCGGCGGCACGCCGGATGCCGAGCGCTACGCGAAGCTCACCCATCACTTCCGCGATGCCGAGGAGGCGATCGGCGAACTGGTCGCCAGTGTGACGGAAAATCCGCTCGTCGAGATACTGACCAGAAGCGAAGTCACCGGTTGCGAAGGAGAACCGGGTCATTTCCGCGTCACACTCACCACACCCTCGGGGGCACAGGAGCGAGTGTTCGGTGCGATCATCGTCGCTACGGGCTTCCAGCACTTCGACCCCGGTCGCGAGACGCAGCTCTATAACTACTACTCGTTTCCCGACGTCGTGACCCTGAGCGATATGGAAGCGATGCTCAAGGCGCACCAGGTCGTGCGCCCCTCCAATGGGCAGCCTCCGGAGCGCGTCGCCTTCATCCAGTGCGTCGGCTCGCGCGACCGGCAGATCGGGAACGAGTTCTGTTCGAAGGTCTGTTGTGGTATCGCCTCGAAGCAGGCGATCGAAATCAAGCAACAGCTGCCGGATGCGCGTGTCTTCATCTTCTATATCGACATGCGCATGTACGGCTACTGGGAAAACGAGCTGTATTGGCCCGCGCAAGAGCAATACAAGGTCAATTACGTGAAAGGGATCGTCAGCGAGATCCTGCCCAAAGGGGATCGGCTCCTCATCCGTGGTGAGGACACGACGATGGGCCGGCCGATGGAGGTCACTGTTGACCTCGTCGTCCTCTCGGTCGGTATGGAACCGAGCAGTGGCACGCGCCAGATGGCCAAGTTGCTCGGGCTGGCGCAGAACAAGTACGGCTACATCGAGGCTGGGGGTCCGACAGGGCTCGACCCGGTCGCGACTTCCCGACCCGGCATCTTCGTCGTCGGTGCCGCGGCACGGCCCGCTGATCTGGACGATACCTTCGCGACGGCAGGGCTGGCCGCGGCACGGGCCATCGCGACCGTTCGACAGGCAGCGGTGGTCCGATGAAGCTGGACAGTCACGACACCCGGGTGAGGACGGACCATCGACGAGGGAGGTGGGACAGCATGGCTACACCGAAGAGTCAGAATCCGTTCGTCGCCTTCATGGCGAGCGGTGCCGGTCGCCTGCTCCGCGCTGTCG from the Thermomicrobium sp. 4228-Ro genome contains:
- a CDS encoding DsrE family protein, with the translated sequence MSEETKKILYVQTHGVDTPERSATPFFLAAAAAAMEIEAAIYFTMNGPTLLKKGVPETLVVPKAGGGGAKLKHFIDQALDLGVKLYVCQPSLDLHGLTMDDLIDGVQMIGGAAFNLMALEADAVVAF
- a CDS encoding glycine cleavage system protein H translates to MSRGTPAYAIVHSCILPLDLFYRVEHHQWVRVETDGVVTLGYTDVAQTVAGRILHVTFRPAGRSYARDATVAVVESAKWLGAFRTPIAGELVETNAALLADPELVNRSPYRRGWLVRMVPEQLERDLAGLLTGQDAVVAYDALMTRRHLDDCVHCEGYELP
- a CDS encoding thioredoxin family protein; translation: MTRLRLFTHPICHGCTEAVAVIQQLASEEPSLVVEVVSLATPAGRAAAQEAGVVVVPTVVIDGERIEGVPDLEELRARLRATSRTGGRP
- a CDS encoding 4Fe-4S dicluster domain-containing protein; this encodes MSAVTWSPTKSGQRYADVPEAEKRALFEEVKSDPRYPDFLYGCYECGICVSACPSARFYDFSPRVIAQALAREDVDRFYEILMEDIWNCAQCFSCVRCPRGNNPGGLVTLMREVAVRHGLERAQQALQGYSRVIYKIMLKGNQVSPDMLQPDFFPDWGPWVREFSRNMAAWRKAIPVDTLRNVTDAAWRTDDKTLRELYRIWFETGNMEVIREVDEGLYELLVEIMEEELEAGS
- a CDS encoding heterodisulfide reductase-related iron-sulfur binding cluster, with the translated sequence MSEQMIPLTEIREKKARGVRPSPEEAPHPDLREELFELEARGELIVQRVPEPYVEVTTKFGRTKKVPIDHLWHHKSCGQCGHIPGYTTSILWLNRQFGIDYLDPTDQTSCTGWNYYASATSNAVAQLLVMCRNFAAAYETGYYPLIHCGTSYGHYKELREQLVHHKELRDQVRRVLDKLGKPLVVPEEIVHYSEWVHVMRHRIAERQVIDMRGITACVHPACHYYKIVAEDAIYDPDIYGGQRTATVTALLQALGITVADYSTWFDCCGFGFRHILVQRDFTRSFAVLRKIEVMKDEANPDMTVTHDTGCVTTLDKSQFAARAHQRRVGVPVLADSQVAALAMGAHPFRVLQLHWHSTDWRPLLEKLGIDWQKYWAEFEEDLAAIERGEKPGLTWEDAEQPIAMR
- a CDS encoding CoB--CoM heterodisulfide reductase iron-sulfur subunit A family protein, producing MQDTMRPILVIGGGPGGLEAARTVAALGHPVVLVERRQRLGGTPDAERYAKLTHHFRDAEEAIGELVASVTENPLVEILTRSEVTGCEGEPGHFRVTLTTPSGAQERVFGAIIVATGFQHFDPGRETQLYNYYSFPDVVTLSDMEAMLKAHQVVRPSNGQPPERVAFIQCVGSRDRQIGNEFCSKVCCGIASKQAIEIKQQLPDARVFIFYIDMRMYGYWENELYWPAQEQYKVNYVKGIVSEILPKGDRLLIRGEDTTMGRPMEVTVDLVVLSVGMEPSSGTRQMAKLLGLAQNKYGYIEAGGPTGLDPVATSRPGIFVVGAAARPADLDDTFATAGLAAARAIATVRQAAVVR